The following proteins are co-located in the Sphingomonas panacis genome:
- a CDS encoding XapX domain-containing protein: MKPDLVSLGNGLLAAVIYALLGVRGTRRERAGGGRAELLGALGCGC; this comes from the coding sequence GTGAAACCCGATCTCGTTTCGCTCGGCAATGGTCTGCTGGCGGCCGTGATCTATGCCCTGCTGGGCGTCCGCGGCACTAGGCGCGAGCGTGCTGGCGGCGGACGTGCAGAGCTTCTAGGGGCGCTCGGCTGCGGCTGCTAA
- a CDS encoding ATP-binding protein, whose product MISERTSFQFGNFELIPDRQALLHHGEAVALGGRAFDILTLLVRRAGETVNKAELFAHVWPGYLVHEHNLKVNIGNLRRILAACDPETDYIVTIAGRGYKFVAALNNVEEAPAKPPAGSSGLRLTPPPTAPHLYGRDDALHQIAVRMQQNGYVTVVGPGGAGKTSIAVAAAQHFRAAGQPVAFVDLSTLNSSQFVIPAMATALGISLGLDDPIAGVIALLRAERPILIIDNCEHVITTAAALLERISHAVPEAQIIATTREPLRTRHENVVHLAKLGFPDPGAITVTEEALQYPAVRLFLAKAGRGDDADLDPGYVQAVASICARLDGLALAIELAAGTAGSFGAEALTELFREGFAAMHRGRRDAPLRHQTLEAALDWSYRLLPEQEAVLFELLSVFAGRFSAEDAESIYAAGLLDPMTGRDALGQLVAKSLVSADVIAGALRYRLVESTWVYASQRLLGSPQVDLAKRLFAARVLARMQEAEREWSFLTAREWLGRYGEQMDDLRAAIRWAFDPQGNARMGVDLVVAALPLWQEQSAFQELLAALEQALAFGNGGDLPPLSRARMHMAQAWGMTLARQVHPQTGEAWRESIQFANAAGDGDLALQAVCGEAVYLAYSGRPLTALRSMLDFARSADVEWSKAPGGMRFLAHDEIYVGRLASADARLQFLRQSWGEARDEQGLSRFQVDLPVAINLSSSLLAWLQGRSELSVELSDRAIARAENLNHMISLGNAICLAGLPAAFLDGDLGRAEDLQGRLAEVARRESVGIYEGTALFFAGAIAAARGNSNGLDTMAASIEALWANGWRLRTSLYRCLLAEAWLCAGDPDCAIRALKPLLDCRDAREERWSHPELWRVGALIAAHTGQTDRAQRYFRRGLHRSQTMGATAFMHRIKASTAELGLGLD is encoded by the coding sequence TTGATCTCCGAACGAACATCCTTTCAGTTCGGCAACTTCGAGTTGATCCCGGACCGCCAGGCGCTCTTGCATCACGGTGAAGCCGTCGCTCTGGGTGGCCGGGCGTTCGACATCCTGACGCTACTGGTGCGGCGTGCAGGTGAAACGGTCAACAAAGCCGAGCTGTTTGCGCATGTCTGGCCCGGCTACCTCGTGCATGAGCACAATTTGAAGGTCAATATCGGCAACCTGCGGCGCATACTGGCGGCTTGCGATCCAGAAACCGACTATATCGTGACGATTGCAGGCCGAGGCTACAAGTTCGTGGCGGCGTTAAACAATGTCGAGGAAGCACCCGCCAAGCCCCCAGCCGGATCTAGCGGACTGCGCCTAACACCGCCGCCCACCGCGCCGCACCTTTACGGCCGCGACGACGCTCTGCACCAGATCGCGGTGCGCATGCAGCAGAATGGCTATGTGACGGTCGTGGGTCCAGGGGGCGCGGGTAAGACCTCGATCGCTGTCGCCGCCGCGCAGCATTTCCGCGCCGCCGGCCAGCCCGTCGCCTTCGTCGATCTTTCGACCTTGAACAGTTCCCAGTTCGTTATCCCGGCAATGGCAACGGCGCTGGGCATTTCGCTTGGCCTCGACGACCCGATCGCCGGTGTCATCGCTCTGCTGCGCGCCGAGCGCCCGATCCTAATCATCGATAACTGCGAGCATGTGATTACCACGGCGGCAGCCTTGCTGGAGCGCATCTCTCACGCGGTGCCCGAGGCGCAGATTATCGCCACGACCCGCGAGCCACTACGCACGCGCCACGAAAACGTTGTTCACTTGGCGAAACTCGGTTTTCCCGATCCAGGCGCGATAACCGTTACTGAGGAGGCTCTGCAGTACCCCGCTGTACGTCTGTTTCTCGCCAAGGCAGGTAGAGGCGACGATGCGGATTTGGACCCTGGCTATGTGCAAGCTGTAGCTTCGATCTGTGCCCGGCTCGACGGACTTGCATTGGCGATCGAACTTGCGGCCGGAACTGCAGGCAGTTTCGGCGCCGAGGCTCTGACAGAGCTTTTCAGAGAAGGGTTCGCGGCGATGCACCGCGGGCGGCGCGATGCTCCGCTGCGACACCAGACGCTCGAAGCCGCCCTGGACTGGAGCTACCGCTTGCTGCCCGAGCAGGAAGCGGTCCTCTTCGAGCTTTTGTCGGTGTTCGCTGGCCGGTTTAGCGCCGAGGACGCGGAAAGCATCTACGCTGCGGGACTGCTCGATCCGATGACCGGCCGTGATGCGCTTGGCCAGCTTGTCGCCAAGTCCCTGGTGTCTGCGGATGTCATCGCCGGCGCACTGCGCTATCGTCTCGTCGAAAGTACTTGGGTTTATGCGTCGCAGCGTCTGCTGGGATCACCCCAGGTCGACTTGGCGAAGCGTTTGTTTGCGGCCCGCGTGTTGGCGCGCATGCAGGAGGCAGAGCGCGAATGGTCGTTTCTGACAGCTCGCGAATGGTTGGGCAGGTACGGCGAGCAGATGGACGACCTGCGCGCTGCTATACGCTGGGCCTTCGATCCTCAGGGCAACGCGCGCATGGGAGTCGACCTGGTGGTCGCCGCTCTGCCGTTGTGGCAGGAACAGTCGGCTTTCCAGGAACTGCTCGCCGCACTGGAGCAGGCCTTGGCGTTTGGCAACGGCGGCGACCTGCCGCCGCTGAGCCGCGCCCGGATGCACATGGCTCAAGCCTGGGGGATGACGCTTGCCCGTCAGGTGCATCCGCAGACGGGTGAGGCGTGGCGCGAAAGCATCCAATTTGCCAACGCGGCGGGAGATGGCGATCTTGCCTTGCAGGCAGTCTGCGGCGAGGCTGTCTACCTCGCCTATTCCGGTCGGCCGCTGACGGCGCTGCGCAGCATGCTGGACTTCGCCAGGTCTGCCGATGTCGAGTGGAGCAAGGCACCGGGCGGAATGAGGTTTCTTGCGCACGATGAGATCTATGTAGGACGGTTAGCCTCGGCGGATGCGCGTCTGCAATTTTTGAGGCAATCTTGGGGAGAGGCAAGGGACGAGCAGGGCCTCTCGCGCTTTCAGGTCGATTTGCCCGTCGCGATCAACCTGTCTTCGTCGCTCTTGGCCTGGCTGCAGGGGCGCAGCGAGCTTTCGGTCGAACTGTCCGACCGCGCAATCGCGAGAGCGGAGAACCTTAATCACATGATCTCGCTCGGGAACGCCATCTGCCTGGCGGGGTTGCCCGCCGCCTTCCTGGATGGAGACCTGGGCCGGGCCGAAGACCTGCAGGGCAGGTTGGCCGAAGTGGCGCGGCGTGAAAGCGTTGGCATTTACGAGGGAACTGCGCTGTTTTTCGCCGGTGCAATTGCTGCGGCGCGGGGGAACAGCAATGGACTAGATACGATGGCGGCCAGCATCGAGGCGCTGTGGGCAAATGGGTGGCGTCTGCGGACGAGCCTCTACCGTTGCCTCCTCGCTGAGGCTTGGTTGTGCGCTGGCGATCCTGATTGCGCAATTCGTGCTCTGAAGCCTTTGCTCGACTGTCGTGACGCTAGGGAGGAACGTTGGTCCCACCCCGAGTTATGGCGTGTCGGGGCGCTGATCGCCGCGCATACCGGACAGACGGACAGAGCTCAGCGATACTTTCGCCGCGGCTTGCACCGTTCGCAGACCATGGGCGCGACTGCGTTTATGCACCGGATCAAAGCGTCGACCGCAGAACTTGGTCTCGGCTTGGACTAG